The genomic region ACCTCAGTACCCCTCCAACACAGACGTGCACAGACATATTTGAATTCCAAATTCATATATTAAGCGAGATGTAAAGATATTCAGTGTCCGCAGGTCCTAAAGTTGCTGGCCAGGCATGttcaaagtacggcccggggccaatcacggcccaaggtccatttatttatggccccaaccttccatcttaaaacgtgttatttaaagcacagaaattaatcaccttctgaatcatctgtacatttgcagtttctttcaagcgcacaaacaaaactaaactccgtccagaaacgtctcaaaaagcttcatatggactacctgtataaagccaaaacactgggaatactgcaagatggcaataaagaagaaaaacgtgaactcttaaagttgacaggagAGGacgttcagaagacacaaaagaggacacaaggcaagatcaaaattatgaaattgtacagaaaagggaaaaaattggtgcataaaaaatgttcagaactcaggaaaataattattttgtatttaaaatgttgtctgctggtcagaaaagtctcaaaaacaacatgaaaaagaagtgtgatgaaatccagatcgtgaccctgccataggaaaataatgatacaatattttttccaacattgcccgaccctaatgaaaaacattttcttccagaagaagataatgtttgctaatgtttacgttgcttgtggagaactgaggactacctagttactgtatcattgagaaaaaaaaaagttattaaatagagatttcatgtCAAATTTGTATTATTCCCAAGtcacagtaggagccactggccctgaggtattctgacaacattatatgtggccctctttgaaaaaagtttggacaccgcTGCTCTAGGCAGTTTAAATTGAAAAAGGCACATTACCAAATTGCAATACAGCttcagagaaaaaaggaagTAGACTATATCGTCACCAAAAGTGTTAATAAACAACAGCCTTCGCAGAAAGCAtaattgtctgtttgttttttttactttgaatgcAGCCTTGTTTCAATTTGGATCTTAGTAAAGCTGTAAACTAGTGGTAATGGTTGTAATTACTGTTGCTATTAACGTGTTATTGTTAACATTTATGATTCTGTTTTTAGGTAATTCAGAAATCAAAGCAATGGTGGCTTGTTCGCAACTCCGGTGATGAGGAAGGGAACGTTCCTCAAAATGTTCTGGAGCCAATGGAGAGCGGCAGGCCCATGGAAGAACAACAAGTGAGAAAAGATTTTAGATTTTCACGAGTAGCTGTGCTGAGCAACCACTCAAAAAATACCAACATTTGAGTCTCCATTCTTCTCCTCACAGCGGGGCAGAGGTGCAGTGACACTGGACGCGACTTCTTCACCTGCAGATGTCAGAGCCTGGCTGAACTTTAAAGGTTTCTCTAAGCTGTGAGTGGCATTACCCACAGAGGGACTGGACACTTCAGGATGTTGGTACACTTAATTGAACGTgtattgcatgtttttttttctgatattctGTCTCTTCATGTGCAGCACGGTGAGCACACTCGGAGTGCTCAGTGGTAAGCTGCTTCTTGGAATGTCAAAGGGTGAGATCAGGACTGTGTGtccagaggagggaggaaaggtCTTCTTCCAGCTTCAGGCTGTTAGGTCAGCCATTGCAGTAAGTAGAACATCACACAGTACAAACACTTAAAGCAAACTGTTTCACTCTGATAACACTTGATCCTGTTTCTTACACTTACAGCTCGCAAGTGAGCCATCAGACCTATACAATGGTCGCTACTAAGAAAACATGAGTGCTTCTTCATCTTTTCTCATGAAACTTCATCTACTCAACATCTGGAACTATTGGTGTCTGATCTTGTCATGATTTGTACAATTTTGTGTAGGTGGCTGCCTTCTCAGCCTTTATTTAAGAGAAACAACTTTGTGAATAAAACCTCTACTATTGATGgcttaacataaaaaaaatacagcatattattttaattattgtaacattgtaattatGATGTacttcttcatatttcatgtgtaGTTATCCTAAATTTGATCAAACCAAACAGAAAATCAATCTGACACTAATGttagactgaaataaaaaccatgTGTTTCTCAACATGTACAACTGTACAccctgttgtatttttctcagattgattTGTAGATGTGCTTTGTACATAAACAGGGATGTTGAAATTGACTATCAAACTGAAAGAATCTATTCAGAACGACTTTAATTCATCAATAAAACTCTGTTCAAGATGCATCAAAGAAATTAAGTGCTTTAATTCAAATTTccagtttcaacatttttctaTAACAAAAGTACAAAGTTGGAGTTCTCTCTAAACTGGTTGGACTCATCtagttttaacatgtttttaaaggacTTGAAACCTACACGACCAACTAGTTATCAgctcataaaaaacaacacaacatcttTTTTCTAGTCTTGAATTTATGGGAAATGGAGATCATGGTACTTGAGAAAGTTGTCTTCTTTCATACTAATTTAAGGCAAGAAGTGcattctcttttactctttcttGTTTCCCCACTTGGCCATCTTGTTGTTCACAGGAGTCTTCATGAACCTGTCCGACTTCATGTAGGCAGCGATCTTCTCCAGAGCCTGTGATGATGACGtcattcaaaaaaaattttttttaattttttcattgCAGAATGatattgaaaataataacataGAAATACCAGCAGAGGCAACTCCACATATTATGTACTTATAGATATCTCAATGAGACTGtcacagaaacagaggaagacCAAAATGGTCGAGTGTAATTTCCTCAGTGGTGATTGGAGTTTgtattcaacaaaaacaaaacgcaGGAATGTCCTCACCTCAAAACGGTCCAAAAGATCCTTGAGGTTCTGGAAGTCATCAAGGCATGTAGGGTGAAACATCCTGTGTTGATCTAGCAGCTCATACATGATGAAGTCCACAAAAGTGATctattataaaacaaaaaggttTACAGACACATTAACATGTGGAAAGGAAAAGGCTCAAACTAGACCTTGAAAAGCTGCACTGGGTGACAGTTTTATATAAGCCACCAGTCAAATGAATTGAATGTAAATTCATTAAAAGGGGTAAACCTTTTAAGCTCCAGCTAGTGTTTTTTATACGCTGAAATGCTCTAAGTTAATGTACTGTACAGTATTTGCTGGACCATGAAGATGGATCAAGTTAGTGGCTAATTGAAGACACAGTTGTACTCTAACAATGCAACTTCTGCCAATAAGTTCACTtgataatctttaaaaaaacaatatctcgaagtgaggctgccacaaaagctgctccccctagtggctggccgAAGTATAGGTCAAaatctctgtctcccccattcatttgaatggggctgaagtcaaactttaaaaaataaatacacgtcgtacgaatgtttctcacatccatatgctgtggtaATATGTggttacagggttcccactcttttccagagatcattttccaggaaatttcaaggacatttcagtgatgatcaagctggtatgacagtctaaatttagttcctaatttagttcctaaatagtcaaATATGTTcttctcagtggaagtctacattgaagacatgcagtctatggctattgatgaaatcatctcttacatgcttaaaaattatggcaaattgattatagaataatgcaactgcagatgtacagcacttcactttattagtgcaaccaagcaacgataatgggcaactctcatctcagctttctcttttctcaaaaaatataaaattaacaaaaggactctggaagctgccttactgaaataaataaataataacaaaaatttagaggatcagtgcattaattgacctaaatagatctgaatgacaaaaatggccacaaatgttgaatggggatgtgttttttttttaaccttgttagattgcacgcagtcatgttggaatcattttccaggactatatgtgattttccaggacattatactttttctcccattttccaggtgttttccagtactggaaaactggtcaactgttttccacgttttccagtttttccaggacgcgtgggaaccctatagttagtatttgactgttttgtgttcaaggccaaggttaaaaaactgggttttacatctggttttactttgattgacagctgccgtggAGGTAAACTCCATAGGACCTTGGGGCGCTAAgttgtagggcggagcttgttacagcgGAAGCACAAAATCCCTACTACGCAGaatctggctgcagaaaatgtacaagatggcagcgttcttgaatgggatattttggcttcaaaaccatacaatgggaaaaggcggagcgacgctgtccattatatatacagtctatggctgtgaCGGAAAACAGGGGTAATGCAGCTCTACAAATTAAAGTCTTATGTTTAAAGAGTATCGCACCTTATCACCAGCAAACCACTTCTTCTTCCCCAGGAACTTTGAGAACTGCTTCAGTGTACCTGTCAGCTTCTCAATGTACCCTGGCTTAATCTTGTCCTGATGACACAGAGATAAAGTTGGCATTAGTGTAGATTCAATGGAATAAAAGGACACATCCAGTGTTTGGATTTCAAAATGAGATGCTCACAAAGTCAGTGTAGCACATCATCACAAAGCCATTCCTGAAGTCCATGGCCTGGTTCTCTGTAATGTCCACACGGATCTTCTCGTCTTCTGTCTCTCCACCTGTGATCAGATTAATTAGACCAGGATATGAACACAGTAATAGTGAGATATTGTCCCTGACACTATCAGTGTGTCACTTTAGTTCTCTGCTCAAAATGGGAAATGAAACATAGCCTCTGATGTTCACATGAAAATAATGTCatttaaaacagtaaacaaaTATAGAAATATGTGCATGATGGATACTTCcttcaaacaaaac from Notolabrus celidotus isolate fNotCel1 chromosome 11, fNotCel1.pri, whole genome shotgun sequence harbors:
- the LOC117821546 gene encoding glutathione S-transferase Mu 3-like → MTMKLAYWDIRGLAQPVRLLLEYTGTKYENKFYSCGEAPNYDKSCWFDEKKSLEMDFPNLPYLEDGDKKIVQSNAIMRYIARKNNMCGETEDEKIRVDITENQAMDFRNGFVMMCYTDFDKIKPGYIEKLTGTLKQFSKFLGKKKWFAGDKITFVDFIMYELLDQHRMFHPTCLDDFQNLKDLLDRFEALEKIAAYMKSDRFMKTPVNNKMAKWGNKKE